The Sphingosinithalassobacter sp. CS137 genome includes a region encoding these proteins:
- a CDS encoding alpha/beta fold hydrolase: MRFWIGAAGVALTAFSAPASAQTEPQTPIYGADLERFDYPYPVHWFETRSQGDAVRMAYLDVAPRGAPNGETVVLLHGKNFCAATWAQAIGVLAEAGYRVLAPDQIGFCKSSKPEGYQYSFRALASLTDALLDRVGAEKVTLVGHSTGGMLAMHYALLHPERLERLVLVNPLGLNDTVAEGVPYADLGTLRAEEAETDRASIKAYQQRVYYQGEWRPAYDRWVDMLAGQYASPEGDRVRDAQARLSDMIQSQPIVGQIPEIDVPTTLIIGQRDLTSFRRGSAPEAQRESIRTVPEAAETAVNRFPEARLIRLPELGHSPQIEAPEQFHRILLAALASGD; encoded by the coding sequence ATGCGGTTCTGGATTGGTGCGGCCGGCGTGGCGCTCACGGCCTTTTCGGCTCCTGCCAGCGCGCAGACCGAGCCGCAAACGCCGATCTACGGCGCCGACCTCGAGCGGTTCGACTATCCCTATCCGGTCCACTGGTTCGAAACCCGGTCGCAGGGCGATGCCGTGCGCATGGCCTATCTCGACGTCGCGCCGCGCGGCGCGCCGAACGGCGAGACGGTCGTGCTGCTCCACGGCAAGAATTTCTGCGCCGCGACCTGGGCTCAAGCGATCGGCGTACTGGCCGAAGCCGGCTATCGGGTGCTCGCGCCCGATCAGATCGGCTTCTGCAAGTCGAGCAAGCCCGAAGGCTATCAATATAGCTTCCGTGCGCTCGCGAGCCTGACGGATGCACTGCTCGACCGCGTCGGCGCGGAGAAGGTCACGCTCGTCGGCCATTCGACCGGGGGGATGCTGGCGATGCACTATGCGCTCCTCCATCCCGAGCGGCTGGAGCGGCTGGTGCTCGTCAATCCGCTCGGGCTCAACGATACCGTGGCCGAAGGCGTCCCCTATGCCGATCTCGGCACGCTGCGTGCGGAGGAAGCCGAGACCGACCGCGCCTCGATCAAGGCATATCAGCAGCGCGTCTATTATCAGGGCGAATGGCGGCCGGCCTATGATCGCTGGGTGGACATGCTGGCCGGGCAATATGCCAGTCCGGAGGGCGATCGGGTGCGCGACGCGCAGGCCCGGCTTTCGGACATGATCCAGAGCCAGCCGATCGTGGGGCAGATCCCGGAAATCGACGTGCCCACCACGCTGATCATCGGCCAACGGGATCTGACCAGCTTCCGCCGCGGCAGCGCGCCCGAGGCGCAACGCGAGTCGATCCGCACCGTGCCGGAAGCGGCCGAGACGGCAGTAAACCGCTTTCCCGAGGCACGGCTCATCCGCCTTCCCGAACTCGGCCATTCGCCGCAGATCGAGGCTCCCGAGCAGTTCCATCGCATTCTGCTAGCCGCGCTCGCCTCAGGCGACTGA